A genome region from Arachis duranensis cultivar V14167 chromosome 8, aradu.V14167.gnm2.J7QH, whole genome shotgun sequence includes the following:
- the LOC107460265 gene encoding protein MULTIPLE CHLOROPLAST DIVISION SITE 1 — protein MPSIWTLQFRTLSVPPSIVICSSSNNSHGSGGGNGVRIIRNGISKWCSLITTRTNQLRQDSVNSVAKFHNHLFTSILNPPPPPLSFLVNGDGGMKYPIWMCVVALVLFVGVRAFAERVFSQRNHRPGSVADLVRRGQLRSDRRGISRPLKYEDPFNNPMVKVGKSNSTVEMCGKVYRLAPVTLTEEQQAIHQRRRSRAYQWKRPTMFLREGDTVPPDADPDTIRWIPANHPFATTATDLDEELAQNNVYQKHGVPFRIQAEHEALQRKLEALQNEQKLKKAVIDPATAREFERPFNSLAEKSSVNNQVPDSKPSKSDIGLNNLEGKSSSQED, from the exons ATGCCTTCAATTTGGACACTGCAGTTTCGGACTCTTTCTGTTCCG CCCTCCATCGTCATCTgtagcagcagcaacaacagtCATGGCAGTGGCGGTGGCAATGGTGTTCGTATAATTAGGAACGGAATCTCCAAATGGTGCTCCCTAATCACCACTCGCACCAACCAGCTCAGACAAGACTCCGTTAATTCCGTTGCAAAATTCCACAATCACCTATTTACTTCCATCCTCAATCCTCCGCCtcctcctctttcctttctg GTTAATGGAGACGGTGGAATGAAGTATCCGATTTGGATGTGCGTTGTGGCTCTTGTTTTGTTTGTGGGAGTGAGAGCATTTGCAGAGAGAGTATTCTCCCAAAGAAACCACCGCCCTGGCTCCGTAGCTGATCTTGTCAGGCGTGGCCAACTCAGATCCGATAGAAGAGGCAT TTCTAGGCCTCTTAAGTATGAAGACCCGTTCAATAATCCAATGGTCAAGGTTGGTAAAAGCAACTCTACTGTTGAAATGTGTGGCAAGGTTTATCGTTTAGCACCTGTTACACTCACCGAAGAGCAACAAGCCATCCACCAGAGAAGGAGATCACGCGCATACCAGTGGAAGCGACCAACCATGTTCCTTAGGGAAGGAGACACTGTTCCTCCAGATGCTGATCCTGATACAATCAGGTGGATTCCTGCAAATCATCCCTTTGCAACCACAGCCACTGATCTTGACGAGGAGCTAGCCCAAAACAATGTGTATCAAAAGCATGGAGTTCCTTTCCGTATTCAGGCTGAGCATGAGGCGCTGCAAAGAAAGCTTGAAGCTCTACAAAAT GAGCAAAAACTAAAGAAAGCAGTAATAGATCCCGCCACTGCTAGAGAATTTGAGAGGCCATTCAACTCCCTTGCAGAGAAGAGCTCTGTAAACAATCAAGTGCCTGATTCCAAGCCCTCCAAATCAGATATTGGCTTAAATAATTTGGAAGGTAAATCATCTTCCCAAGAAGATTAG